One Roseomonas gilardii subsp. gilardii genomic region harbors:
- the metZ gene encoding O-succinylhomoserine sulfhydrylase, with protein MAKPLSDKPLRPATLLVRGGQARSNFDETSEALFLTSGFVYDSAEHAEAAFTGAAPHYQYSRFGNPTVTALETRLAALEGAEACRVVATGMAAVSAAMLSHLKAGDRVVASRALFGSCHWIVSTLLPRYGIRTEFVEGSDLDAWRAALATPADLVLLETPSNPMLDVVDLRAVADLAHDAGALVVVDNVFATPLLQRPLEFGADVVVYSTTKHFDGQGRTLGGAVLGRQKWIEEVLQPFTRNTGPALSPFNAWVILKGLETLHLRMPAMCQSAEAVARFLEGRPEVSRTRYPTLESHPQRELAMRQMSAGGTMVTFDLAGGREAAFAFMNALGVVDISNNLGDSKSLITHPATTTHMRIGAEERAKLGIGDGTVRLSIGLEDRQDLIEDLETALKAIPGTARR; from the coding sequence ATGGCCAAGCCCCTTTCCGACAAGCCGCTCCGCCCCGCCACGCTGCTCGTGCGCGGTGGCCAGGCCCGCAGCAATTTCGACGAGACCTCCGAGGCGCTCTTCCTCACCTCCGGCTTCGTCTATGACAGTGCCGAGCATGCGGAGGCCGCCTTCACCGGCGCCGCGCCGCACTACCAGTATTCCCGCTTCGGCAACCCGACCGTGACGGCGCTGGAAACCCGGCTGGCGGCGCTGGAAGGGGCGGAGGCCTGTCGCGTCGTGGCTACCGGCATGGCGGCCGTCTCCGCGGCGATGCTCAGCCACCTCAAGGCCGGCGACCGCGTGGTGGCCTCCCGCGCCCTGTTCGGCTCCTGCCACTGGATCGTCTCCACCCTGCTGCCCCGCTACGGCATCCGCACGGAATTCGTGGAGGGCAGTGACCTCGATGCCTGGCGCGCGGCCCTGGCGACGCCGGCCGATCTCGTGCTGCTGGAGACCCCGTCCAACCCGATGCTGGACGTGGTGGACCTGCGCGCGGTGGCCGACCTCGCCCATGATGCGGGGGCGCTGGTGGTGGTGGACAATGTCTTCGCCACACCGCTGTTGCAGCGGCCGCTGGAATTCGGTGCCGATGTGGTCGTCTATTCCACCACCAAGCATTTCGACGGCCAGGGCCGCACCCTCGGCGGCGCGGTGCTGGGCCGGCAGAAGTGGATCGAGGAGGTGCTGCAGCCCTTCACCCGCAACACCGGGCCGGCGCTGTCCCCCTTCAACGCCTGGGTAATCCTCAAGGGGCTGGAGACGCTGCACCTCCGCATGCCGGCGATGTGCCAGTCGGCCGAGGCGGTGGCGCGGTTCCTGGAAGGCCGCCCCGAGGTGTCGCGCACCCGCTACCCGACCCTGGAATCGCACCCGCAGCGGGAACTGGCGATGCGCCAGATGTCGGCGGGCGGGACGATGGTCACCTTCGACCTGGCCGGCGGGCGCGAGGCCGCCTTCGCCTTCATGAATGCCCTGGGCGTCGTGGACATCTCCAACAACCTGGGCGATTCGAAGAGCCTGATCACCCATCCGGCCACGACCACCCATATGCGGATCGGCGCCGAGGAGCGGGCCAAGCTGGGCATCGGCGACGGCACGGTGCGCCTGTCGATCGGGCTGGAGGACCGGCAGGACCTGATCGAGGACCTGGAAACCGCCCTGAAGGCCATCCCCGGCACCGCCCGCCGCTGA